One segment of Scomber scombrus chromosome 3, fScoSco1.1, whole genome shotgun sequence DNA contains the following:
- the LOC133978186 gene encoding stathmin-3-like: protein MEYQEALVLKQLAEKREHKQEVLHKVREENNNFSKKTEEKLFLKMEVNKENQEAHLNALKQQLCEPNEVHGAEAPRNYELRIFSTLRQQMLLLKIFLCVKVSLLFSIHQYHQCTFQDSN from the exons TACCAGGAGGCCCTGGTGCTGAAGCAGCTGGCAGAGAAGAGGGAGCACAAGCAGGAAGTTCTCCACAAGGTGCGTGAGGAGAACAACAACTTTAGCAAGAAGACGGAGGAGAAGCTCTTCCTAAAGATGGAGGTCAACAAGGAAAACCAGGAGGCCCATCTCAATGCGCtgaaacagcagctgtgtgagcCTAAT gaagTCCACGGCGCCGAGGCGCCCAGGAACTATGAGCTGAGGATATTTTCAACACTAAGGCAGCAGATGCTACTTTTGAAAATCTTCTTGTGTGTCAAAGTTTCCCTGTTGTTCAGTATTCACCAATATCACCAGTGCACCTTTCAAGACTCAAACTAG